In Kordiimonas sp. SCSIO 12610, the sequence GCAAGGTTACAGTGAACTTCGCCGCGAAGTAAAATACGGTAAAAACAGCCGGATCGATATTTTGCTTGAAGGCGAAAACCTGTGTTACGTGGAAGTGAAAAACGTGACGCTAAAAGTAGGGAGTGAGGCCCAATTTCCTGATGCAGTTACAGCGCGCGGTGCCAAACACCTTGAAGAATTGATGGATATGGTTGATGAGGGCCACCGCGCGGTGATGGTGTATCTGGTGCAGCGCGCAGACTGCGAAAGCTTTACTATTGCAGAAGATATCGATAAGACATACGCCGAAACATTAAGAAAAGCGATTGCGCACGGCGTTGAAGTTTTATGTTATCATTGTAAACTAACGCCGAATGAGATTAAAGCGACAGCGCCCCTTTTGATTAGTTTTTGAAGTGATTATCTTTTGATACCATCACCTTTTGTCGGCGCAAGTGTGCTATAGGTTGGAATAGATTATGAATTATGTTGATGCCGTGAATGTCCCTGAAACGCGCTCTGGTGCGATTAAACTGCACGGACCAGAAGCCTATGAGGGTATGCGGGCAGCAGGCAAGTTAGCCGCAGAAGTCCTCGATTATATCACGCCGCATGTTCAGATTGGTGTAACAACAGAATTTCTGGATCAACTCTGTCATGATTTCATTCTCGATCACGGCGCGACACCCGCGCCCCTTAACTATAAAGGTTTCCCAAAATCAATCTGCACGTCGATCAACCATGTGATTTGTCATGGTATTCCGGGCCCAAAAAAACTTAGGGACGGTGACACGATCAATAT encodes:
- the sfsA gene encoding DNA/RNA nuclease SfsA, with translation MKFENTLTEGKLIKRYKRFLADVELENGELVTAHCANSGSMMGLKDEGSRVYLSPNTNPKAKLDWRWEMVEVEGSLVGINTSRPNHIVEEAILDGTIKELQGYSELRREVKYGKNSRIDILLEGENLCYVEVKNVTLKVGSEAQFPDAVTARGAKHLEELMDMVDEGHRAVMVYLVQRADCESFTIAEDIDKTYAETLRKAIAHGVEVLCYHCKLTPNEIKATAPLLISF